Proteins found in one Brachypodium distachyon strain Bd21 chromosome 5, Brachypodium_distachyon_v3.0, whole genome shotgun sequence genomic segment:
- the LOC100833033 gene encoding protein IRX15-LIKE, whose protein sequence is MKSMGSRDKLQAAAAASGHRRVLLLVFASCFAFATLFTFLYTSDHFTSGSSPSGVSRYSSASSSISGAGAGGALPLPVFDALVHYASFSNATHRMTDTDIRAISAILRARGPCNLLVFGLGAESPLWLALNHGGRTVYLDENEFYVKYLEPRHPGLEAYDVSYTTKVRDFRDLLAAAQKSRAAECRPVQNLLFSECRLAINDLPNELYDVAWDVVLVDGPSGWNPSSPGRMPSIFTTAVLARSGAKGRPTDVLVHDFNFEVEQVLSKEFLCDENRVQGSGTPSLGHFLIRAGGPKDSFCSGQDSAAAASSGEKTRK, encoded by the coding sequence ATGAAGTCCATGGGCAGCCGAGacaagctgcaggcggcggcggcggcgtcgggccaCCGGCGCGTGCTGCTCCTCGTCTTCGCCTCCTGCTTCGCCTTCGCCACGCTCTTCACCTTCCTCTACACCTCCGACCACTTCACCTCCGGTTCCTCCCCCTCCGGCGTCTCGCGCTACAgctccgcctccagctccatctccggcgccggcgccggcggggcgctgccgctgccggtgTTCGATGCGCTGGTCCACTACGCGTCCTTCTCGAACGCGACGCACCGGATGACGGACACGGACATCCGGGCCATCTCCGCCATCCTCCGGGCCAGGGGCCCCTGCAACCTCCTCGTCTTCGGCCTGGGCGCCGAGTCCCCGCTCTGGCTCGCCCTCAACCACGGCGGCCGCACCGTCTACCTCGACGAGAACGAGTTCTACGTGAAATACCTCGAGCCGCGCCACCCGGGGCTCGAGGCCTACGACGTCTCCTACACCACCAAGGTCCGCGACTTCCGGGACCTCCTGGCGGCGGCCCAGAAATCACGCGCCGCCGAGTGCCGCCCCGTCCAGAACCTCCTCTTCTCCGAGTGCCGCCTCGCCATCAACGACCTCCCCAACGAGCTCTACGACGTCGCCTGGGACGTCGTGCTCGTCGACGGGCCATCCGGGTGGAACCCGTCGTCGCCGGGCCGGATGCCGTCCATCTTCACCACCGCCGTCCTCGCCCGCTCCGGCGCGAAAGGCCGCCCCACCGACGTGCTCGTCCACGACTTCAACTTCGAGGTCGAGCAGGTGCTCAGCAAGGAGTTCCTCTGCGACGAGAACCGCGTCCAGGGCAGCGGCACGCCGTCGCTGGGCCACTTCCTCATCCGCGCCGGCGGGCCCAAGGACTCCTTCTGCTCCGGCCAGgacagcgccgccgcggcgtcaTCCGGGGAGAAGACTCGCAAGTAA